Genomic segment of Panicum virgatum strain AP13 chromosome 9N, P.virgatum_v5, whole genome shotgun sequence:
tttattttatttttttaaacatAATCAATGGCTCTCCTGTCTTGTTAGTTTTAAAAAAGAACTGCTCCAGCTTTGACGgagtttaaaaaaaaacaattagtATCTAGAGTACCAAATGAATGTactatcaaaaatatatttcatggtAGATTGGATAAAACTAATTGGATGCTGTAAATATTGATATCTTTTATAATAAACTCAGTCAAAGTTAGAAAAGTTTCACTCATAAGAAATGAGATAAAGTGAACTGTAATTGAGAAGTGAGGGAGTACTATATTGAAAAGAGATGCGTCATGTAATTGTGAGATGATAGCATTTATTTAGAGGCCAAGAAATAAAAGGAAGAAAAGATGGGAAAATGCCTTGTAGATTCTCAGATGGCATGATGTATTTTGAGAATAATTGAGAAGGCTAAAACCATAGTACGTATTATGAATTAAAGGGAGTACTAGCTAACATGAGTTAATCAATATAAGACTAGTATTCCATCAGACCATGCATAAAAGCATATTTATTCTGAGTGCAATTTAAACTTGTCCCTTCTCGCCATCCTGGAATGATGCTAATATAaatactttttatttttcttgaaaGAGAACGTAGCTTGCCTCTTGACCTAATTACAGCCACAAATGTAGCACCGAACGGTATGGCTCATCCTGTACATTTTACATGCTCCTGTGTCCGTTCCTGCTATGCGTGGTACTCGATCAGTGACGCCACAGACAGTCACTGTCTTAGTGCATAGCATGGCAGTACGCAACTTGTTGGCCACACATAGCCCGTTTGTAGCTAGGTTAAGCGAGTGGAAACACGTATCCTCAGAAGCATGTATTTGTGACTACTCACATGGATTTGTCTACATAGGCATCATGCAAACACTACTATAGAAGCCTAAGAACATTTTCAACAGATTACTCATCCTTCATACTCTATGTATTTCCTTACCATCACCAATAATATCTTTTTACATTTTTGTAGCCAGTGCTATTACTCAAAGAATATGGTAAAATCCCCCTACATTTGGATTTGAGTAAGAGAGAGATATGTTTtggtaatcacaaaaaaaaattgatattgGAGATGAAATTGATAATGTGTTGAAGCACCTTCTattatcaaaaaaatatttttttaatattaggAATAGAAATGAGTAATCTGCTGGGGATGCTCTAATAAGTTAGGAGATGTTAGATGGATATGTTCTCCCATCAGAATCAAACTTGCTTgcgatgatgatgacgatgtaTCGATCTTGCTAATCTATAGTCAAACCTGTATTAATTCTGTTCAGTATATATAGTATCATGGTCGTGGCATCACTAACAGTATCTCCATCCATTTGCGATTAGGACCGCCGTTGGATGCAGCTGGAGCTCTAGTGCGTGGAGCTAGCTAGGAAGAACGCCGATCACACATGCGGCCCCATATCCTTGCAGTCAAACGTGGATCTCCTGCGTCCAAGCCTTTTCTCCATGAGTGGATATGAAATGGACCCGTATTTCCATTTGCGCCTTTTGGAACATCCAAGACAGCGACCCGGGTAGCAGCATGATTCACATGATTATTCTTCGCGCACCAACAAAATCGATCCAACCCAAGAAATTTAAATGCGAAATGAGCAAAACGCCATCAAGGATATATGTGTGGACCCAAAACTGCCTTTTGTTACTTCCTACTTCAAATTAAGACAAAACTCAAACTAGGTATCTTGTGTTGTGAGTAATAACCTAATAAGCAATCACGATGACTGGCTTCCCATAACTTAGCATTTCTACCtgattttttttgagggaaacCACTTACTACCTGATTAGATTTCATTAATATGCCATTGTAGCagattttgaaaagaaaaacacatACACTTAAAAAAAAGACGTTTTGTAGCTAGTTTGGGTGCAAAAGTTAGTTCAAAGAAGATTATTATAGTACTAATTTACTGATGGCTCCAACAGTACAGTAGAGCACAACAACCAAAAATAATCGATCCattgaagaaagaaaggaattgaagaaagaaagaaagaaacatgTTTGCACAGAATCATCCAACCTAGATCTATTGCCTGGCAGGGGGCGCCCAATAGGGAATCGCCAAAAGAACCACTCAGAGAGACGAGAAAGGTGGCTCCAGATCCTCCACGTAAGAAACTAGGAGTGCAAATGGGTGACTCTTAGATGCACTTCCAACcctttttaattcaaaattttacaaatctAAAGTTTGGGGCACCTAAAATTTACCAACTGGCACCCCTATAAGAAACCCTCCCATCTCATATCACTTGCTCCACTTCCATTGGCCGCacccggccgggccggcccgcacctcgccgcgcgcgcactTATTCTGACTTCTCCTCCACAGACCCGCCCTAGCTCTCCATCCCCCCTCTCTTCTGACTTCTCCTCCACACAccagcccggccggccgcgcagGGCACGCGTATGAGCGAAGCGAGTGAGCCAGCACGCAGAAGCAAACAAGTGGGGAGGTAGAGGGAGCTCACAGACCACATAGGGTGGGAGtggtgggaggaggaagaggagtcaAGAGAGCAAGCTCATACGCGCGTGCGGCGACGTCGTACGTGGgatgtcggcgtcggcgtcgggcgTCGGGCGCCGCGTGTGCGGTGGCCTGGCGGAGTGCGCGTGCCATGGGCACGGgatcggcggcgggcggtgcggggTCGCTGTCGCCGACCTCAACCGCGGGTTCCCGGGGATGTGGCAccaggcggcggaggaggagcacggcgccgtcgtcggcggaggcgcagcggcggcggggctgcatGAGTTCCAGTTCTTCGGCCACGACGAGGACCACGAGAGCGTGACGTGGCTGTTCAACGACCCTGCGCCCCACCTGcagcgcgggccggcggcggccgcggtcggaaacggggtggccgaggccgagcagcggagggcgccgccgctgttCGACGGGTACGCGCACGTGCAGTACGGCCAGATGCCGGGACACGGCCTCACGTTTGACGTGCCGCTGAGccggggcggcgaggcggccgccgcggcggtccTGGAGGCCGGgatggggctcggcggcggcggcggcagcaaccCGGCGACGTCCAGCGCCACAATCGTGAGTGGTTCGGTCCCATCTCTCCCCTGATCCCCTCTAATTTCAAGCTGCTGGACTGGGCATGCGATTGAGATCCTTGAAGCGCCCTCGGCCATTTCAGTATCGACTATCTACATGCATCATTCTTAGTGCAATCGCCCTTCTTGCGGATTTTTCTTGATTCATTATCTGCAGTGTTAATCACTTGAGGGGGGAAACGGAACTACGCCTAATCTCGCTAGCTTAATTTGGTACATGTCTTTACATGAGTATCTATCGATCTGTTTGGTACAGATTCAAAGTGGTGAAAACGTCCAAAGCCGTCAATTTTGTGGTCCGTCAGAGACCATCACTCCAACTTGTTAGGAGCTAGTCCAAAACAGTGCACCATCAAGTAACACATCTGTCTTGCTGTTCCTTTTTGTCTCTAATTTTCCTCCAGGATAAAGCAGTCAGCCAGTCACATTATCAAACTAGTATACTTTCTACAattgagctccacaaaaattGCACAAAACCTCCTTGTAAAATTTCCCGCTAAATtctttgaattttcaaaccatGTTAATTTTAGTTGGCAGATTTTCCTTAAAAAAATAGTAGGCAGATAGAGAAGGCAATCGCAAAGAATATATGAGAACTGAAATTTAATTGGGTCTATATAATGCACACATGAATGAAACTGGAACAAGATCCCCGGACCAAATGCAACTTCTTTTCTtagtatgtatatgtatatatcgcCATCTGTTGATAACCACAAGTCCTAGCCAAATgcaattttctttctttttaccaTCGCTATCTGTCCATCAACATGCTCACGACTAGTCCTGAACACAAGGCTGGCCGGGCAACAGCTCAGCTCAATTATTCTCATTTCATGTGGTATGGATGTACATTATTGATCCCCAACTATATATATGATCATTATATTATTTCGGTGTCATACTACTGAGTGCTAGCATGCATAGTAGTTTTTCTGTTGACAAGGATTCGCCCCGACCGAACTATCAGTTATTAATCTAGACCCTGTTTTTTCGGGACTTCTTTTTAGCCTTtgtcacatcaaaaaaaatcttatcatttatgagtattaaataaaatctgtttataaaaccttttgcacggatgggtgctaatttgcgagatgaatctaatgagccaaattAATCCATATTTTGCTACAGTGATTCTACCGTAACCATtcactaatcatggattaatatacctcattagattcatctcgaagtttagccccagagttctgcagttagtttatAGTTAGACTTTATTTAAAACTTATAAATACTAAGATTCTTTTTGACGTGGCATGATAAGTTTAGCCTCTGGATCCAAACTACCCCGGTAGATAATTTGTGAAACTGGGAAAAAAATGTTTATACATCGCGCAtgccttgcttgcttgcatTATCCAATTTGTTTTGGGCCGGATCAAATGGCGAAGGTGACATGCATGGCTCGGATCCTTATTTTTGGCACGCCCTATCATTAACTTTTTCAGATGCCCTTCTGCGGCGGGAGCACGTTCACTGACGCGGCGAGCTCCGTCGTCGTCCCGGGCGAGGTCGCTGCGACGGGGAACGGGAgcttcagcggcggcggcggggacccaGCGATGGACCGGGAGGCGAAGGTGATGCGGTACAAGGAGAAGCGGAAGCGGAGGCGCTACGAGAAGCAGATCCGGTACGCCTCGCGCAAGGCCTACGCCGAGATGCGGCCGCGCGTCAAGGGCCGGTTCGCCAAGGTGCCCGACGGCGAGGCGCTGGcgccaacggcggcggcggcgggttatGAGCCCGGCCGGCGGCTCGACCTCGGATGGTTTCGTTCATAGCCACGATCGATGTACCTGACGTACGTTTAATTATATAATGCCGGCCGGAGCATTAGCTAGCACACATAGGCCATTGGTTAATTTAAGGTACGCACCAAAAAATCTGGCACACGgattgccgagtgccagagacACTCGGCAGTATTtcacctttgccgagtgccagctggaggcactcggcaaaaagttGACGCCATCAGCCCCCCTGACGGGTGGTGCACGGCGGGCGCGCGTGCTGGGCACGTGCtcaggctttgccgagtgccgcccgaccagcactcggcaaaggagcCACGTTGCCAAGTGTTTTGATTTGCCGAAGGTCTGCATTTGGCAACGCCCGGGCATGCCGTGTGCCAgatttttgccgagtgtccgcggcctgacactcggcaaaccacatatttgccgtgtgcccgtggtctggcactcggcaaagacccaGACACTCAGCAACTATCGGTTTTCCGGTAGTGCTAGTAGCCCTGAAACCTCGTATTGATACTTGCGAGTACAGCACAGCAACAATTGCGATCATGTTGAGATGCTTGATCGATGCATGTCAAGGACTTTTTGCTGGTACAGGCACGTTGCCTAATCAGGTCTCGAGTGCGGTCACTCTGCATGCGTGCCTTTTTGCACGGATGTGGCATGTCTCGTGTCGTTTAACCGCCAAGAGTTCAAGCATGTATGGGCTTGGCCTATGGCCCTATGGGCGTATACGAGTCCAAGCGGGTACGAGTACTACTACTCAATGCGGAGTATTGCCGTATTggtctctctctcacacactctCTCTTTCTTAATTTACTACGATCTTTTTTTATCACCTCTGAGGCGGGTATAAAAATAACTGTCTCTACTAATACTCCTATTTTAAGAGGCAGTCAACTTATAAAAGTCCACCTCTATTAATAGACCGAGCCCaatgaccgcctctgttaatacttAGGGTTACTCGCTCCTGTTCcattcctctcctccctctcccactCTCTCAAACCGAGCGCcgtccctcctctcctccaccctcgccgcccctcccctcctctcctccacgcGAGCGGCCGCAGCAGCGCGGGCTCGGCGGCCTAGTGGAGCAACGAGCGGCGGCcttggtggcgcggcggcgtgggttTGGTGGTGGATCCAGCGCACGGAGCGGCGAGCAGCGGGCTCGGCGGTGGAtccagcggcgagcggcgggctcggcggcgcggtggtgcgGGCCCAGTGCGGCcgcccttccctcccctcctgcACGTGGCACCGAAGGTGatgacggcggcggaggagtaCAGCCGATGAGCTCGGCTCATCGGCgggcttcttctttttttttaaatttttttatttgattaattgAGACAGGCACACGACCGCCTTAGAAAATAGGTTATTTACTTTGACCTTTGATCTGAGGCGGTTGCGAAAACCGCCTCCGTTAATCACTTTGCCCATCTCAGTTAAGTTTTTTTTATAGTAGTGCTCGCTGCGAGTTGAATAAGAAATTAACTTGCACGGCCGCGCACAATGAGACCTCCGGCGAGAAGAAATTACTCCATGGCACCACATGGTATAGTAAATCTCGCTACCTAAGCATTTTAGTGCAGACTTGATCAGTGAGCCTTGGTTACATCGCATCACGGTGTTGTTTTAATgcatactccatccgttccaaaaacaagtcattctaggattcaaaatttatctcAGAAAACAAGTCATCTTGCTCTATTTAGAAAGTGTATGTGgatgcaagaatcaattagtgctaAATATAGGTAATAAATATGAGCAAATATGGTCATTTCACCTTCTTGTTAATTTGTTCTAAATTTTTTAGGATGACTTATTTTTTTAGGACGAAAGTAGTATTTGACTGCCTGGTAAGGTCATAAAATCTATAAGTAAAATGCATTAGAGATCCATCAACTTGTAAGGGTGTGTCATATAAGTTCATCAACTCCAAAAATACATTTCTGAATCCATAAACATTTTAAGTCGTTCACCGCAGGTTCATACCCGTCCACGTGGGCAGCTAGCGCTGATATGACATGCTCACTAGGTGCCACTCTTTCATCCCTCTGCATCTACTTCTCTCTCCCATGGTCTCTCCGCTAACACATTTAATCGAAGAGGTTATGTGGGAGACAAGCTTTGACCCTATTTGGGACGGTGGGTGTCAATCACACGGCGCTTATACGTGTAAGCGGCTCGGAGGCTGCGTTCGCAATTCTAGCTCGCGTAGTTCATTTTTCCGTGTTTTGCATTGTGGGCGGCCGGCGGACACGCATTCGTCGCGAGGCATTCACTATGTAAAAAACAATCAAAGAAGACACTATATTTTGAGACGCAAATATTAGAACTCATCTCCAAAATGAATTTTCAGACGTTTCGATCTAAAACGTCTCCACCACGTTCTTTCAGGCTTTAGAAAAACAAAACGCGTCTCCAATGATAACTTATCCCAGACGCGTCATCAGAAAACGCGTCTATGATGTATTAGAGACGCGGAGCAACGAACCGTGTCTGCTTTATGCAGAGTATAGGAGACACGTGTATTTAAAACGCGTCTCCAACGATTATTTATCCGATACATGTTAATTGTAGACGCGTTTTAACCAAAACGAGTCTGCAAAAGGATACATATGTAAACGCGTTTTGAGAAGCCCTGTCTTCACTCGCCCTCTTCCAGTTGGAGTTCATGTCCGCTCTGCTTTTTGGCGAGCCGGCGATCGACTGGCCGTGCCGGGCACGGCCGACGACCAGTTGGCCGGCCGGTGACCTACCAGAGCACCGTATACCCACGCCCTACGCTACTGATGCCTCGTCTTGCTCGATCGATCGCGCCTAGGTAGCCAGCCCCGGCCCCGTGCGCGACCCCCGTGCGCGCCGCGCTCGTACACGTACTCCCCGGCGGCCGGCtggccgcgccaccaccgccgggggCCTCCCACCAATGTTGGACCCTCCCGTGCATCAGTGCCCGCCGCGCATCACTGCATCACACTGTCGTCATTGCGGGCGGCCTGGCAGCAgctcgccgcgcgcgctcggTCGTCGTCGTTTGGTCGCTGCGGGAGCTCTACATCTCGTCCTCTGCGGCGTCGTCCAATTAGGGGACGATGACCGTCCACTGCATCCTCATGATCTGCATCCACTCGCTCACTCCCTCGGCTGACTTGACGATCATCATGCTGGTCTCTCCTCCCCGGCCAAAAAGGTGACTTTTTTAATTGTTCATTCATGCACAAATAGTTCAAATTTACATTAGGAAAAAGTccaaattactcccctcaagtataaccaaagtctgaataaccccctaaactatgttttggttcgttttaccccttaaactatgtcatttggttcattttaccccttaatgaaatttgttctttttattccaccatatataagttgaatcttaatttaaaattttgcatgGTGGTAGTGCATATCACAATGCATTTTAATAAAATGTATTATGAATTTTTAATCAATATGTTTTAtataatttgaatttcaagaaTGAATTTATTAGTAAATATCCTACTCTAtcaaataatgatgaaaaaatgataatatattttttctaaaatatgTTATGATGTCCGCTATCATCCTGTAAAAAACCAACTTAAGATTTCACTTGTGtgtggagaaacaaaaaagagaaattCCATCAAGGGGTAAATTGTACCAAATgatatagtttagggggtaaaataaactaaaacatagtttagggggttatttggaCTTTGGTCATAGTTCAGGGTAGTAATTTGGACTTTTTCCTTTACATTATGTCTTAATATGTACATATAATTGTATATATTGAATATATTCAATTTGATGAggatattttattattttgtttttgtagTCTTCTGCAGCCATTAACTTGTTTGCATCACCTTCCGCCGCACATCTCCACGGCTTTGTCACTAGCTGCATAGCTAGCCCCGAAGGTGAGATTTTGAAATTCATGCATAACTCCATTGATACTTGTATTCTTTATTTATGCACAGCTTCAtgaaattttttaattttatcaTGCTCGAATATGTAGATGGCAGACCGGACATGGATGTACCCTAAGAACCGCACATGTGGTGAGTACTTGACTGGTTTGAAGTCATTCATAGATGCAGCAGAGACAGATAAGTTGAAGCAGGTCAAGTCCGCCATAAGTTGTCCATGTGTTGACTGTGAGAATGACATACAATTCTCAAGTTCAGTTCATGTCCATGCCCATTTGATCATTCGAGGTTTCATGGATGACTACATTTGTTGGAATATGCATGGAGAAGAAAGTTGTAATGTTCGAGACCTTGAGGCCGACCGTATGCATCAAGAAACCGCTTGTAACGAACAATCTGGAAAATTTTATGCTTGTCAAGATGAGGAGGAAGTACACTCTGACAATCAAGCTGTTGGGAATGATCTTAGTGAAGATGACCTAATACAAATCGGTGACAACTATGTCCATGTCGCTGATCAATTGGAGGAGATGGTGCGTGATGCCATGGGGTATGATGGGCATACTATTTTGGAGTTCGAGAAACTGAAAAAGTTGGTGACAAACATGAAGACACCACTCTATCCGGGCTGCAAAGGGAAGTACACGAAACTCTTCGCATCACTCAAACTTCTCCAACTGAAGGCAACCCACCATATGACTGATCGGGGTTTCAAGGCTTTGGTGGACCTGCTAAGGGACATGTTGCTAGAAGAGAATGAGATACCTAAGACAACCTACGAGGCCAAGCAAATCATTTGCCCTTTGGGATTGGAGGgcgagaagatacatgcttgtaaGAATGATTGCATTCTATTTCGTGGCGACCATGCTAACGACACCGAATGCCCAAAGTATCAAATGTCTCGATATAAGCAAAGAAATGCTGGTGGTGATGAGGTAAGGAGGCATGGAGCTCCTCAAAAGGTGGCCTGGTATTTCCCTTTGATTCCTCGCTTTGAGGCGTTTGTTTGCATCAAGAAAGGACGTGCAGCTGTTGCGTTGGCACATGGAGGGCCGGAAGCAGGATGATTACATACGACACCTAGCAGATTCGATATAGTGGCACATCATTAATCACAAATATGGTCAATTTGCTGATGATCCAAGGAATCTTCGATTTGGATTAAGAACAGATGGGATGAATCCATTCGGTCAGATGAGTAGCTCACACAGTGTCTGGCCAGTG
This window contains:
- the LOC120688196 gene encoding transcription factor GHD7-like → MSASASGVGRRVCGGLAECACHGHGIGGGRCGVAVADLNRGFPGMWHQAAEEEHGAVVGGGAAAAGLHEFQFFGHDEDHESVTWLFNDPAPHLQRGPAAAAVGNGVAEAEQRRAPPLFDGYAHVQYGQMPGHGLTFDVPLSRGGEAAAAAVLEAGMGLGGGGGSNPATSSATIMPFCGGSTFTDAASSVVVPGEVAATGNGSFSGGGGDPAMDREAKVMRYKEKRKRRRYEKQIRYASRKAYAEMRPRVKGRFAKVPDGEALAPTAAAAGYEPGRRLDLGWFRS
- the LOC120688197 gene encoding uncharacterized protein LOC120688197 → MADRTWMYPKNRTCGEYLTGLKSFIDAAETDKLKQVKSAISCPCVDCENDIQFSSSVHVHAHLIIRGFMDDYICWNMHGEESCNVRDLEADRMHQETACNEQSGKFYACQDEEEVHSDNQAVGNDLSEDDLIQIGDNYVHVADQLEEMVRDAMGYDGHTILEFEKLKKLVTNMKTPLYPGCKGKYTKLFASLKLLQLKATHHMTDRGFKALVDLLRDMLLEENEIPKTTYEAKQIICPLGLEGEKIHACKNDCILFRGDHANDTECPKYQMSRYKQRNAGGDEVRRHGAPQKVAWYFPLIPRFEAFVCIKKGRAAVALAHGGPEAG